From a single Miscanthus floridulus cultivar M001 chromosome 8, ASM1932011v1, whole genome shotgun sequence genomic region:
- the LOC136475818 gene encoding trihelix transcription factor ASR3-like isoform X1, whose product MDPAAADQPCVIQALPANCNTLPPLLVQALPAQHSPAKTNNTPPCPAAKRRPAPAPPGPAPPSPRRTRSGGAPEWTPAETLALVAEVAAVDDGWSRSVSAFQKWAMVAENLAASEAFASGPRTRRGRGSGSGSKRTAGECRRRWEALAAEYGAVRRWELRTRGTYWEMGAAARRKAGLPAEFDAEVYGAMDALIRVEEALLADAAGGGAGGEEVEGLVGGGAGVGVEVGEQDGGHSGEAEVGKEQVQEDASAGEEEEPQEEKEEEDVDEDGEEMQEDGGNADASNDLEGQETGTSIEPDKSQNIAWELANKLHENAQHIHTILNEEADQDGGQNHALGGLMLPDAMEATRQKADELIKSLGGLVSYLNQFTELVKETGFENIAGMT is encoded by the exons ATGGATCCCGCCGCTGCGGACCAGCCGTGTGTCATCCAGGCGCTCCCGGCGAACTGCAACACCCTCCCGCCGCTCCTGGTCCAGGCGCTCCCGGCCCAGCACTCCCCAGCCAAGACCAACAACACGCCGCCCTGCCCCGCCGCCAAACGCCGCCCCGCGCCTGCCCCGCCGGGCCCGGCGCCCCCGAGCCCTCGCCGCACCCGCTCAGGCGGCGCGCCGGAGTGGACGCCCGCCGAGACGCTCGCGCTCGTCGCCGAGGTCGCGGCCGTGGACGACGGCTGGTCCCGCTCCGTCTCCGCGTTCCAGAAGTGGGCCATGGTCGCCGAGAACCTCGCCGCCTCCGAGGCCTTCGCGTCGGGGCCCAGGacccggcgcgggcgcgggagcgggagcgggagcaaGAGGACTGCCGGGGAGTGCCGCCGCCGCTGGGAGGCGCTGGCGGCGGAGTACGGGGCCGTGCGCCGCTGGGAGCTGCGCACCAGGGGAACGTACTGGGAGATgggcgcggcggcgcggaggAAGGCCGGCCTTCCTGCGGAGTTCGACGCCGAGGTGTATGGGGCCATGGATGCGCTCATACGGGTCGAGGAGGCGCTGCTTGCGGATGCTGCGGGCGGTGGTGCGGGTGGGGAGGAGGTGGAGGGCTTGGTTGGCGGCGGTGCCGGCGTCGGCGTCGAGGTGGGTGAGCAGGACGGCGGTCACTCTGGTGAGGCTGAGGTTGGAAAAGAGCAGGTGCAGGAGGATGCATCagcaggagaggaggaggagccacaggaagagaaggaggaggaagatgtcGATGAGGATGGAGAAGAAATGCAGGAGGATGGGGGCAATGCTGATGCTTCAAATGACTTGG AAGGGCAAGAGACCGGGACAAGTATTGAACCCGACAAAAGCCAAAATATTGCATGGGAGCTGGCAAACAAGTTACACGAGAACGCGCAGCATATCCACACCATACTGAACGAAGAGGCCGACCAAGATGGTGGCCAGAATCATGCTCTTGGTGGTTTGATGCTGCCTGATGCAATGGAGGCCACCCGCCAAAAAGCCGATGAGCTGATCAAGTCGCTAGGCGGGCTTGTCAGCTACCTGAACCAATTCACCGAGCTGGTCAAGGAAACTGGGTTCGAGAACATCGCCGGTATGACCTGA
- the LOC136475818 gene encoding trihelix transcription factor ASR3-like isoform X2 → MDPAAADQPCVIQALPANCNTLPPLLVQALPAQHSPAKTNNTPPCPAAKRRPAPAPPGPAPPSPRRTRSGGAPEWTPAETLALVAEVAAVDDGWSRSVSAFQKWAMVAENLAASEAFASGPRTRRGRGSGSGSKRTAGECRRRWEALAAEYGAVRRWELRTRGTYWEMGAAARRKAGLPAEFDAEVYGAMDALIRVEEALLADAAGGGAGGEEVEGLVGGGAGVGVEVGEQDGGHSGEAEVGKEQVQEDASAGEEEEPQEEKEEEDVDEDGEEMQEDGGNADASNDLASFGFNAMKGKRPGQVLNPTKAKILHGSWQTSYTRTRSISTPY, encoded by the exons ATGGATCCCGCCGCTGCGGACCAGCCGTGTGTCATCCAGGCGCTCCCGGCGAACTGCAACACCCTCCCGCCGCTCCTGGTCCAGGCGCTCCCGGCCCAGCACTCCCCAGCCAAGACCAACAACACGCCGCCCTGCCCCGCCGCCAAACGCCGCCCCGCGCCTGCCCCGCCGGGCCCGGCGCCCCCGAGCCCTCGCCGCACCCGCTCAGGCGGCGCGCCGGAGTGGACGCCCGCCGAGACGCTCGCGCTCGTCGCCGAGGTCGCGGCCGTGGACGACGGCTGGTCCCGCTCCGTCTCCGCGTTCCAGAAGTGGGCCATGGTCGCCGAGAACCTCGCCGCCTCCGAGGCCTTCGCGTCGGGGCCCAGGacccggcgcgggcgcgggagcgggagcgggagcaaGAGGACTGCCGGGGAGTGCCGCCGCCGCTGGGAGGCGCTGGCGGCGGAGTACGGGGCCGTGCGCCGCTGGGAGCTGCGCACCAGGGGAACGTACTGGGAGATgggcgcggcggcgcggaggAAGGCCGGCCTTCCTGCGGAGTTCGACGCCGAGGTGTATGGGGCCATGGATGCGCTCATACGGGTCGAGGAGGCGCTGCTTGCGGATGCTGCGGGCGGTGGTGCGGGTGGGGAGGAGGTGGAGGGCTTGGTTGGCGGCGGTGCCGGCGTCGGCGTCGAGGTGGGTGAGCAGGACGGCGGTCACTCTGGTGAGGCTGAGGTTGGAAAAGAGCAGGTGCAGGAGGATGCATCagcaggagaggaggaggagccacaggaagagaaggaggaggaagatgtcGATGAGGATGGAGAAGAAATGCAGGAGGATGGGGGCAATGCTGATGCTTCAAATGACTTGG cCAGCTTTGGATTCAATGCCATG AAGGGCAAGAGACCGGGACAAGTATTGAACCCGACAAAAGCCAAAATATTGCATGGGAGCTGGCAAACAAGTTACACGAGAACGCGCAGCATATCCACACCATACTGA
- the LOC136475816 gene encoding pollen receptor-like kinase 5: MARPRPHGHIVRVAFALVFAFASTVLLSPAAEGVQEGDVLIAFRDTLRGPDGAPPGPLRNWGTPGPCRGNSSSWYGVSCHGNGSVQGLQLERLGLAGSAPDLAVLAVLPGLRALSLSDNALTGAFPNVSALAVLKMLYLSRNRLSGAIPEGTFHPMRGLRKLHLSSNEFSGPVPESITSPRLLELSLANNHFEGPLPDFSQPELRFVDVSNNNLSGPIPVGLSRFNASMFAGNKLLCGKPLEVECDSSGSPRTGMSTMMKIAIALIILGVLLCATGIASGALGRRKRRPRRAAAERLGSGDQTPSKPKLNTAPAVNIENAASTSQPRAAAAAGMAGAGAAAAAGKRPRRDEHGRLVFIQEGRTRFEIEDLLRASAEVLGSGNFGSSYKATLCEGPAVVVKRFKDMNGVGREDFSEHMRRLGRLAHPNLLPLVAYLYKKEEKLLVTDYIVNGSLAQLLHGNKGSLLDWGKRLRIIKGAARGLAHLYDELPMLTVPHGHLKSSNVLLDGAFEAVLSDYALVPVVTAQIAAQVMVAYKAPECIAPQGKPSKKSDVWSLGILILEILTGKFPANYLRQGRQGNADLAGWVQSVVTEERTGEVFDKDITGARGCEADMVKLLQVGLACCDADVDRRWDLKTVIARIDEIREPDAAASDSSSS, from the exons ATGGCGCGGCCGCGGCCGCACGGCCACATCGTCCGCGTCGCCTTCGCCCTCGTCTTCGCCTTCGCCTCTACCGTCCTCCTGTCGCCGGCCGCGGAGGGCGTCCAGGAGGGCGACGTGCTGATCGCGTTCCGGGACACGCTGCGCGGGCCAGACGGCGCGCCGCCGGGCCCGCTGCGGAACTGGGGCACCCCGGGCCCATGCCGGGGCAACTCCTCCTCCTGGTACGGCGTGTCGTGCCACGGCAACGGCTCCGTGCAGGGCCTGCAGCTGGAGCGGCTCGGCCTGGCAGGGAGCGCGCCCGACCTGGCCGTCCTCGCCGTGCTCCCGGGCCTTCGCGCGCTCAGCCTCTCCGACAACGCGCTCACCGGCGCCTTCCCCAACGTGTCCGCGCTCGCCGTGCTCAAGATGCTCTACCTGTCGCGGAACCGCCTGTCGGGCGCCATCCCCGAGGGCACGTTCCACCCCATGCGCGGCCTCCGCAAGCTGCACCTCTCCTCCAACGAGTTCTCCGGTCCCGTCCCGGAGTCCATCACCTCGCCGCGGCTGCTGGAGCTGTCGCTCGCCAACAACCACTTCGAAGGCCCGCTGCCGGACTTCTCCCAGCCGGAGCTCAGGTTCGTCGACGTCTCCAACAACAACCTGTCCGGACCCATTCCGGTAGGGCTCAGCCGCTTCAATGCAAGCATGTTCGCAG GCAACAAGCTCCTCTGCGGCAAACCACTAGAGGTGGAATGCGACAGCTCGGGGTCGCCGCGCACGGGCATGTCGACCATGATGAAGATCGCCATCGCGCTCATCATCCTCGGCGTGCTGCTCTGCGCCACGGGCATCGCGTCGGGCGCCCTCGGCCGCCGGAAAAGAAGGCCGAGGCGCGCGGCCGCTGAGAGGCTGGGCAGCGGCGACCAGACGCCCTCCAAACCGAAGCTCAACACGGCGCCGGCCGTCAACATCGAGAACGcggccagcaccagccagccgcGCGCCGCTGCCGCGGCCGGCATGGCCggggccggcgccgccgccgccgcggggaaGCGCCCGCGCCGCGACGAGCACGGGCGGCTGGTGTTCATCCAGGAGGGCCGCACCCGGTTCGAGATCGAGGACCTGCTCCGGGCGTCCGCCGAGGTGCTGGGCAGCGGCAACTTCGGGTCGTCGTACAAGGCGACGCTCTGCGAGGGCCCCGCCGTGGTGGTGAAGCGGTTCAAGGACATGAACGGCGTCGGGCGGGAGGACTTCTCGGAGCACATGCGCCGCCTCGGCCGCCTCGCCCACCCCAACCTCCTCCCTCTCGTCGCCTACCTCTACAAGAAGGAGGAGAAGCTCCTCGTCACCGATTACATCGTCAATGGCAGCCTCGCGCAGCTCCTCCATG GTAACAAAGGGTCGCTCTTGGACTGGGGGAAGCGTCTGCGGATCATCAAGGGCGCGGCGCGGGGGCTGGCGCACCTGTACGACGAGCTGCCGATGCTGACGGTGCCGCACGGGCACCTCAAGTCCTCGAACGTGCTGCTGGACGGCGCGTTCGAGGCGGTGCTATCGGACTACGCGCTGGTTCCCGTGGTGACGGCGCAGATCGCGGCGCAGGTGATGGTGGCGTACAAGGCGCCCGAGTGCATCGCGCCGCAAGGGAAGCCGTCCAAGAAAAGCGACGTGTGGAGCCTGGGGATCCTCATCCTCGAGATACTCACGGGCAAGTTCCCGGCGAACTACCTCCGGCAGGGGCGGCAGGGCAACGCCGACCTCGCCGGGTGGGTGCAGTCGGTCGTCACGGAGGAGCGCACCGGCGAGGTGTTCGACAAGGACATCACGGGGGCCAGGGGCTGCGAGGCCGACATGGTGAAGCTGCTCCAGGTCGGCCTGGCCTGCTGCGACGCCGACGTCGACCGGAGGTGGGACCTCAAGACGGTCATCGCGCGCATCGACGAGATCCGGGagcccgacgccgccgcctccgACTCGTCATCGTCCTAG
- the LOC136475819 gene encoding transcription initiation factor TFIID subunit 7-like: MEEQFILRVPPSVAERIERLMNESAASSSNPDEASLDLSFSEDGRNGTFMIGNESFPSSLLDLPAVVESYKTYDDSVLIKTADIGQMIMVREENDPAPEGVEYKHGLTPPMRDARRRRFRREPDLNAELVNQVEKHLISIMHGVSVNQNASVIGGEEGGDRKKPPVARAAKQPGVQEPAANGEEAEPERSDTDESEN, translated from the exons ATGGAGGAGCAGTTCATCCTCCGCGTGCCGCCATCCGTGGCGGAGCGGATCGAGCGCCTCATGAATGAATCCGCCGCTTCCTCCTCTAACCCCGACGAGGCCTCCCTGGACCTCTCCTTCTCAG AGGATGGAAGAAATGGTACATTTATGATCGGTAATGAGAGCTTTCCTTCATCTCTCTTGGATCTACCTGCTGTGGTGGAGTCGTACAAAACATATGATGATTCTGTACTAATCAAAACTGCTGATATTGGTCAG ATGATTATGGTAAGGGAAGAAAATGATCCTGCTCCAGAAGGAGTTGAATACAAGCATGGGCTTACTCCTCCAATGAGGGATGCACGCAGGCGACGTTTCCGCAGAGAACCAGACTTGAAT GCAGAGCTGGTTAACCAAGTTGAGAAGCATCTTATCAGTATCATGCATGGAGTATCTGTCA ATCAGAACGCCAGTGTGATAGGAGGTGAAGAAGGTGGTGATCGTAAGAAACCTCCAGTAGCTCGTGCAGCCAAGCAGCCTGGTGTTCAAGAGCCTGCCGCTAATGGAGAGGAAGCAGAACCTGAGAGGAGCGACACTGATGAGTCAGAGAACTGA